Genomic window (Desulfobaccales bacterium):
TAAGGGCCGGTGGGCCCTTACCCCCTCCCCCGCGCCCCCTCCCCCAATCCCTTGTCGAGGAGGAAGGCGGAGAAGCCACTGCTCCTGCGGCCCTCCCTCCTGCGAAATCTATCATATCCCCGGCCGGTTGCAAAGTTGGCGGCCCTGCGGTAATCTGGGAGCATGCGGGAGGAAGAGCGCCTCGTCACCCCAAGGCGGCTGTCCGAGGACCAGGGCCTGGAGGTGGGCCTGCGCCCCCGGACCCTGGCCGAGTTCGTGGGCCAGGAGGAGGTGCGCCGCAACCTGGAGATCGCCATCGCCGCCGCCAAAGGCCGGGGCGAGGCCCTGGACCACGTCCTGGTGCACGGCCCCCCAGGGCTGGGCAAAACCACCCTGGCCGCCATCATCGCCCAGGAGCTGGGGGTGGGCTTCAAGGCCACCAGCGGCCCGGTGATCGAGCGGGCTGGTGATCTCGCGGCCCTCCTCACCAACCTCGCCCCCGGAGATGTGCTCTTCATCGACGAGGTGCATCGCCTCCCCACGGTGGTGGAGGAGGTCCTTTACCCCGCCATGGAGGACTTCCGCCTGGATCTCCTCATCGGCCAGGGCCCGGGCGCCCGCACCGTCAAGCTGGAGCTGCCCCGCTTCACCCTGGTGGGGGCCACCACCCGGGCGGGATTGCTCAGCCCGGCCCTGCGGGACCGCTTCGGCCTGTTCTTGCGGGTGGATTTTTACCGGCCCGAGGAGCTCTTTGCCATCACCCGGCGGGCCGCCCAGGTCCTGGGGGTGGAGCTGGAGGAGGGCGGCGCCTGGGAGATCGCCCGGCGCTCCCGGGGCACCCCCCGCATCGCCAACCGCCTGCTGCGCCGCGTCCGGGACTACGCCCAGGTGCACGGCGACGGCCGCCTCACCCGGGAGATGGCCGACGCCGCCCTCACCCTTCTCGAGATCGACCACCTGGGCCTGGACCGCATGGACCGCCAGATTTTGAGCACCATCCTGGAAAAGTATGGCGGCGGGCCCGTGGGCTTGGGCACCCTGGCCGCCGCCCTGTGCGAAGAAGAGGACACCCTGGAGGAGGTCTATGAACCCTTCCTCATCCAGTCGGGCTTCCTGCAGCGCACTCCCCGGGGCCGGGTGGTGACCGCCCGCACCCTGGAATATTTGCAGCGCCCCGGCCTCAAAAAAGGCCAGGCCACTTTATTTTAGTGGGAGAGGGGGCCAGGGATCACAGACCCCTGCCCCCTCTCCCACACCCTCTCCCCCAACCCCTTACAGGGGGGTGGGAGGGGGTCCGGGAGAAGTCGTGGGGAGCCACTGCTCCCCCGGCCCTCCCCTCAAAACCATGACTCATGCGCGGCTGTCGGCATTGCGGCTCCTCCGAGCGGCTCTTCTCCCGGCGCCTGGGGTTTTGCGCCCAGTGCATCCGCCGGCATTTTGATGAGGTCTGGCCGGAGATTGAGGCCTACCACCACGAAAGCCGCCGGGCCTTCCGCCTGCCCCTCACACCCCCCCGGGACCCGGCGGGCAAGGAATGCACCCTGTGCTTCCACGCCTGCCGCATCCCCGAAGGCGGCGTGGGCTACTGCGGCGCCCGGCGGGTGGAAAACGGCCGGCTTCGAGGCGGTGGCCCCGCCGGGGCCGGGGTGAGCTGGTACGAGGACCCGCTCCCCACCAACTGCGTGGCCGACTGGTTCTGCCCGGGCGGCACCGGTCGGGGCTATCCTGACTACGCCTTGATGGACGGCCCCGAGCGGGGCTACGTCAACCTGGCGGTCTTCTATCACGCCTGCAACTTCAACTGCCTCTACTGCCAGAACTGGACCTTCAAACGCCGCACCTTCTCCGGCGAACGCCCCAGCGCCCGGGAGCTGGCAAGGGCGGTCAGCTCCCGTACCGCCTGCATTTGCTACTTCGGCGGCGATCCCACCCCGCAGCTGCCCCACGCCCTCACCGCCGCCCGGCTGGCCAAGGAGCGGGCCGCCCGCCTGGGCCACCGGGTGCGCATCTGCTGGGAGACCAACGGCGCCATGCAGAGCCGCTGGCTGAAACCGCTGCTGGAGAGCTCCCTCCCCGAAGGGGGCATCATCAAGTTCGACCTCAAGGCCTTCAGCGAGGAGATGCACCGGGCCCTCACCGGTGTCAGCAATGAGCAGACCCTCAAAAATTTTGCCGAGCTGGCCCGCCATGTCGGCGACCGCCCCCAGGTGCCCCTTCTCACCGCCAGCACCCTCATGGTGCCGGGCTACATTGACCTGGAGGAGATCCACGGGCTGGCCCGCTTCATCGCCGCCTTGAACCCGGAAATCCCTTACAGCCTCCTCGCCTTCTACCCCCAGTTCTACCTGCCGGACCTCCCCACCACCCCCCGGGACTTCGCCTTCCGGGCCCGGGAAACGGCCCTGGCCGCCGGCCTGCGCCACGTCAACCTCGGCAACGTGCATCTGCTGAAATAAGAGGTGAGGGGAGGGCCGGGGGATCTGCAGATCCCCCGCCCTCCCCTCACACTCCCCTCCCCACCCCCATTAAGGGGTTGGGGGAGAGGGTTTGGGAGAGGGGGCAGGGGTCCGTGACCCCTGGCCCCCTCTCCCAATAGTCGGGGTGTTAAGGGGGCTCATTCCCCTCCGGGGCCAGGGTCAGTTCCAGGATGAGGGCGTCCTCGCCGGTGTCCTCATAGTAGCCGGGTCGGCGGCCCACGGGCACGAAGCCCAGGCTCTTATAAAGGTTCAGGGCCGGCCGGTTGGAGGGGCGCACCTCCAGCCAAGCGGTGTGGGCTCCCTGCTCCCGGGCCCGCTTAAGGCCGGTGGTGAGGAGGAGTCGGGCCACTCCCCGCCGCCGCCAGCGGGGGTGGACCGCCAGGTTGAGGATGTGCATCTCCTCGGCCGCCACCCAGTAGATCAGGTAGCCCACCACCTGGGAGGGGTCCGCTTTCGGAGTGGCCACCAGGGTGGTGCTCAAGGGGTTGAGAAGCTCCGAATAGAAGCTCCAGCGGGACCAGCGGGTAAGGAAGGAGAGGGTCTCGATTCGGTGGATGGCCTTCACATCCGCGAACCCGGCGGGGCGGATGTGGAACTCCCCGGTCATTTCTTGGCGAGGAGCTCGCTGGCCACGGTGATGCCGCTCTGGCCGGACTGTTTAAGGAGGCGGGCCACCTCGGCGAGGTCGGTTCGCTCCCGCAGGCTGGCCAACTTGAGGAGCATGGGCAGGTTGACCCCGGTGATCACCTCCACTTTGCCCTTTTGGAGGAAGGAGAGGCTGAGATTGGAGGGGGTGCCGCCCAGCATGTCGGTAAGGATGATGGTCCCTTCGCCGTTGAGCTGCTGCAAAGCCCGCTGGATCTGCTCCCTAAGGGCCTCAGGCGGGGCCCCGGGATCCAAAGAGACGGCGGTGACGTTTTCCTGTCGGCCTAAGATGAGGTCGCACACCGCCAAGAGCGCCTCGGCCAGGTCCTTGTGCGTGACGATGAGCACTCCAATCATGCCTGGGATTCCCCCTCTTCAGGTCAGCTCCCGATGGTGCAGGGTGAACTGGTATTGCCGCCCGGCCAGGTGGCGGCTTAAGGCCTGGGCAATGGCCACGGAGCGGTGGCGGCCGCCGGTGCAGCCGATGGCCAGGTTCAGGTGAGTTTTACCTTCCTTTTGATACAGTGGCAACAGAAAATCCAGAAAGACCGTGAGCCGGGCGAGGAACTCCCGGGTCACCTCCTGGCCCAGGACAAAGTCCTGGACTGCCGGCTCCAGGCCGGTGGCCTCCCGGAGCTCCTCCACGAAATAGGGGTTGGGCAGAAAGCGCACATCCACCACCAGGTCGGCGTCCGGCGGCACTCCCCGCTGGTAGGAAAAGGAGGACAGGTGCAGGACCATGCGCTCCCGGTCGCTCAACTGGGAATACTGGTTCATGATGAGCTGCCGGAGCTGGTGGGGGTTGAGGTGGGAGGTGTCGATGATGCGGTGCGCCAACGCCCGCAGGCCCGCCAGGGATTGCCGCTCCTGGCGGAGGGCGGCGCTGATGGTATCGCGATCCGCCAGGGGGTGTTGCCGCCGGGTCTGGCTGAAACGGCGGATGAGGACCGCCTCCTCGGCCTCCAGAAAGACCAGGTGCACCTGGTAACCCTGGCGCTCCAGGCGCTTGAAGACCCGAGGGTAGTTTTTGAGAAAGCCCTCGGTGCGCACATCCATGACCAGGGCCACCTTGCGGCCGTCCCCGCCGGGGGGCGCCACTTTCTGGAGGAGCGGCCCCAGGAGGCTCAAGGGCAGGTTGTCGATGCAGAAATAGCCGGCATCCTCCAGAGCGCGCAGGGCCGTGCTCTTGCCGGAGCCCGACAGCCCGGTGAGGATGAGGACCGGCACCGGCGGAGGGGCCAAGGGAGGGGAACCGGCATCTGTGGGCTCGGCGGCCCGCTTTGGGGTCATGGCAGTGGTTGAGGGGAGAGCCCGGTCCAAACCTGGGCGGCCTGGCTCCGGGAGCCCCGGGAACTCATAGCTCCCGGTCCTTCTCCAGCAGCAGTCGGTAGAGGTCCTCCCGGGTGCGGGCCTGCATCAGGCTCTCCCGGAAACTGGCGCTCATGAGCATGCGGGAGATTTTGGCCAATACCTGGAGGTGCAACCCGGCGGAATTGCTGGGGGCCAGCAGGAGAAAAAAGAGATGCGAGGGCTTGCCGTCCATGGCCTGGAAATCCACCCCGGCCCGGCTGCGGCCGAAGGCCAGCTTCAGGCCGCTGATCTCCGGCAGTTTGCCATGGGGGATGGCGATGTGGTCCCCGATACCGGTGCTGCCCAGGCGCTCCCGCTCCATGAGGACCTGGACCACGTCCTGCAAGGTCAGCCCCGGCAGGGAAGGCAGGAGGCAGGCGGCCAGCTCCTCCAGCACCTCCCGTTTGCCGGTGGCCTTCAGGTCGGGCAGGATGCAGTCTTTATCTATCAGGTCGATGATTTTCATGGAGGGGGGTTACTCCAACTGGGGCTCCAACAGCAGGAGGCTGCCATCCGGCCGGCGGGTGAGCACCGCCAGGGTGCCGGAAGTCACCTCGGTGAACACCAAGGCGTCTTCGCCCTTCTCGGTGAGTAGCTGGATGGCGTCTTGCAGATCCAACAGGGGCACCTCCACCGGGCGGCGGCGGACCTGAGGCCGGGACGTAAGCTCTTCGGCCACCGCGGCCGGCTGCACCCGGCTGCGGTCCCCCTTGTCCCGGGATTTCTCCCGGAGTTTGCGCAGCTGCTGGTCAATCTTGTCCATCACCAGGTCAATGGCCGCATACATGTCGGCGTTCTCTTCCCGTCCCTTGATGAGGCGGCCGTTGCTGTTGATGGTGACATCCGCCAGATGGCGGAATTTCTCCAGGCCCAAGACCACGTGGGCCTCCTGGGGGCCCTCCAGGTAGCGCCGGAATTTGCCCAGGCGCTCGGTGACGTAATTCTTCAAGGCCTCAGACGGCTCCAGATTGCGGAAAGTCACGGAAATCTGCATTAAGTCCTCCCAGCCTTCAGGAAGGGGACGTGACCCGGTTCTTGCCCCGAAGAGCGGGGCGCTTGCGTTTACTGGAGGGCAAGACCCCCAGCATGCCCCGGTATTTGGCCACGGTGCGGCGGGCGATGATCACGTCCTCTTTGCGCAACAGGTCGGCAATCTCCTGGTCGCTTAGGGGGTTTTCCGGATTTTCGGACTGCACCAGCTGGCGGATCTTCTCCTTGACGCTTTCGGAGGCGATCTGGTCCCCCACCCCCAGGTTGATGCCACTGTTGAAGAAGTATTTCATGTCCAGCACCCCCTGGGGGGTGTGCATGTACTTGCCGGTGGTCACCCGGCTGATGGTGGATTCGTGCATCTGCACGTCCTCGGCCACCTGCCTCAGGGTCAGGGGTTTCAGGTGGGAGAGGCCGTGATCCAGAAAGTCCCGCTGGAAGCGGACGATGCTCTCCGCCACCCGCTGCAGGGTCTTCTGGCGCTGGTGGATGCTGCGGATGAACCACAGGGCGTTGTCCAGGTGCTTCTGGATGTAGCTTTTGGCGCTGTCGGAGAGCTTCTCGGGATGGCGCAGGGACTCGAGGTAGAAGGAGCTCACCCGGAGCTTGGGAAGCCCGTCCTCATTCAAAACGCAGACATATTCATCCCCGACTTTATAGACATAGACATCGGGGGTGATGTAGGCCGGGTCCTCGGCGTCGAAGCGGCGGCCGGGCTTGGGATCCAGCTGGGCGATGATCTCCGCCGCCTGGGCCACCTCCTCCAGGCTCACTTTCAGGTCCCGGGCGATGGCCTGGTAATTGCGGTTCCCCAGATTGGTGAGATGGTTCTCGATGATGGCGGTGACCAGGGGAGGTTCCAGGTTCAGTTGGGCCAACTGCAGCAGCAGGCATTCCTTGAGGTCCCGGGCCGCCACTCCGGGGGGGTCAAAGCCCTGGACGACCTTTAAGACCTCCTCCACCCGCTGGGAGGCAACGCCGGCTTCCTGGGCGATCTCCTCCACCGTAGCCCGCAGATAACCATCGGCGTCCAGGTTGCCGATGATCAGGGTGCCCAGCATCTGGCCTTCCGGATTGAGACCGGCCAGGGAGAGTTGCCACATCAGGTGGGATTTGAGGGAGGTCTTCTGGGCGTTGAGGTTTTCGTAGGACGGCAGCTCCCGTTCCTCATACTCCTCGAGGCGCGGGGCGAATTCCTGGTCCTGGAGGTATTTTTCCCAGTCCCAGTCATCCAGGGGCGAGCTGGCCTCGTCGGCGGCCGGGGAGGCTTCGGGAGTGTCGGTCTCCGCCTCGGCGCTGCTCTGGGGCCGAGCCGCCTCCCAGGCCTCTTCCTCCGGGCTGGCCGGGGCACGCTCCTCAGTGAGCTGCTCCTCCAGCACGGGGTTGGTTTCCAGGGCCTGATGGATCTCCGCCAGAAGTTCCATGCGGTTGAGCTGCAACAGCCGGATGGCCTGCTGCAGCTTCTGGGTCATGATGAGCTGCTGGGTGAGTCGGAGGTTTTGGCGGATTTCCAGAGCCATAGTGTCTGCCTTGCCAGCGGCCGCAGCCGGTCCGGCTGCCGCCCAGCTTCATTATAACTTAAAGCCCTCCCCCAAGTAAAATCTTTTGGCCAGCTCGCTTTGCACCAAGTGTGCCGGGGTGCCCTCCTCCAGGATGACCCCTTCGTTGAGGATATAGGCCCGGTCGCAGATCTCCAGGGCCTCCCGGACATTGTGATCGGAGAGGAGCACCCCCAGGCCCTGCTCTTTGAGCTGCCGGATGATGTTCTGCAGGTCGCCCACCGCCAAAGGATCGATGCCGGCGAAGGGCTCATCCAGGATGATGAAGTGGGGGGAGGTGACCAGGGCCCGGGTGATTTCCACCCGGCGGCGTTCCCCGCCGGAGAGGGAGGCGGCCTTCTGGTGGGCCAGGTGGGTGAGCCGGAGCTCCCCCAGCAGGCGCCACAATCTCTCCTCCCGGAGCGCCGGATCCGGCTCCAGGGTCTCCAGGATGGCCAGGATATTTTCCGCTACCGTAAGTTTGCGGAAGACGGAGGATTCCTGGGGGAGATACTGCAGGCCCCGCCGAGCCCGCTGGTAAATGGGCAAAGACGAGATGTCCTCGCCGTCAAGGTAAATGGCGCCGGCGTCCGGGGTGATGAGGCCCAGCACCATGTAAAAGGTGGTGGTCTTGCCGGCACCGTTGGGCCCCAGCACCCCCACCACCTCCCCGCTTCTCACCGTGAGGGAGACCTGGTCCACCACCCGGCGGTGGCCGTAACTTTTGACCAGCTGGTCCAGGGTGAGCTCGTGCATACGTCCTACCGCGAGGCCGGCCGGGCTGACCGGGGAGGGCGTCCAGGCGCCGCCGGTAACAGATCCCCGGCACCCCCGCCCTGGGGATAGAGGAAGGCCTCCACCCGCTGGCTGGGGGAGCTCTCCACCCGCACCCGGTTTTCCCGGGTGTTGACGATGATGCGCTCGCCCTTTAGGGTGTTGTCCCCCTGCCAGACCTTGGGGTTGCCGGTGAGAATGATCTCCCCCCGGTCCTGGTAGTAGACGGCGGTCTCGCCGGTGGCCACCCGGTCCTCATAGACAAACCGCACCCGCCCCCGGGCCTCGATGCGATCGATCTTCTCGCCGCCCCCCAGCCCCCCCGGCAAGGGCGCCGGCTCGGGCTTGGAGGCCGTCGGCGCGGCAGGCGGCGGCTGAAAATACACATAGAGCTGGTCGCAATAGAGGACCGCCTCCCCTTTCTGGGCCTTCACCTGGCCGGAAAAGAGGATGAGGCGCTTCTCCTGGTCCGCCTCCAGGCTGGCGGCGGTGATGCGCAGGGGCAGATCGGTGTCCTGAGCCGGCGCCGGGCGGGCGCTCGGAGGAGCCTTGGGTTTTTGCGCCGCGGCCGGCCATACCCCCCCACCCAGCCAGGCGGCCAGCGCCACTGCCAGGGCCCATAGATATATTCGGATCACAGCCGCCTGTCCTCCATCCCCCGGACTTCGGTGAGCCGGTGCTCCTTCAGCACCAGGCGCCGGTTGGCCACGGAGATGCTCAGGTCCCGTCCCTGCACCTTCAGGCGCGGCGTGGTGACGGTCACCTCCTCAGGGGCCAGAAGGAGCCGCTGCTGAGGGAGATAGCGGACCAAGCCGGTGGTGACGGTGACCTCGCCGTCGCTCACCTCCACCTCCCCGGTGAGGGTCAGGGCCCGGGTCTGCGTGTCCACCCGGCCTTCCCGGCAGCTCACCCGGATGACCCGTCCCGCCTCGCCGAAAAACTCCAACCGGATTCCCGTGAGCTCAATCTCCTTGCGGTCCTGGAGGTAACGGGCGCTTTGGGCCTCCAAATTCCAGCGCTTCACCCCGTCCTGGATTTCGTTGAGGGACAGGCCCTCCATGACGTGGGTGGGCGCGGCCGCGGGCGGAGGCGGCGGCGCCGGCGCCCGGCGAATGAACAGGGCGTAGCCGCCCCACCCCAGGCCCACGATGACTGCCAGGAAGACAATGAGGCGGAAAGGCCTCCACCGCCGCCGCGGCGGGGGATATGGATTAGTGAGCATCATCAAATCCGTCCCTGTGATCGGGAAGAGCTTAGGCAATCTTCCCTGGCCCGTGAGAGAGGGCCAAGGGTCACAGAGCCCTGCCCTGCTCCCCTCCCCTCGCCCCTTAAGGGACGCTCTCCCCGGCCACTTTCTCCCACAGGCCCTGGGCCTTGAGGAGGAGGTCGCAGACCTCCCGCACCGCGCCCTGCCCGCCGGGGAGCCGGGTGACGAAGTGGGCCGCGGCCACCACCTCCGGCACCGCGTCGGCCACCGCCACCGCCAGCCCCACCTGGCGCAGATGGGCCAAATCCACCAGATCATCCCCCACCGCAGCCACCGCGGCCAGGGGCAGGTTCAGCTCCGAGCAGATGCCCCTGAGCACCGCCACCTTGTCCCGGAGGCCCTCATGGAAGCGGCGGATGCCCAGCTCCCGGGCCCGGTGGTAGGCGGCGTCGGAGCGGCGTCCGGAGAGGATGGCCACCTCCAGGCCGGCGGCCATGAGCATCTTCAGGCCGTGGCCATCCCGGACGTGGAAGGTCTTCAGAGCCTCGCCCTGAGGGCCGAAA
Coding sequences:
- the ruvB gene encoding Holliday junction branch migration DNA helicase RuvB translates to MREEERLVTPRRLSEDQGLEVGLRPRTLAEFVGQEEVRRNLEIAIAAAKGRGEALDHVLVHGPPGLGKTTLAAIIAQELGVGFKATSGPVIERAGDLAALLTNLAPGDVLFIDEVHRLPTVVEEVLYPAMEDFRLDLLIGQGPGARTVKLELPRFTLVGATTRAGLLSPALRDRFGLFLRVDFYRPEELFAITRRAAQVLGVELEEGGAWEIARRSRGTPRIANRLLRRVRDYAQVHGDGRLTREMADAALTLLEIDHLGLDRMDRQILSTILEKYGGGPVGLGTLAAALCEEEDTLEEVYEPFLIQSGFLQRTPRGRVVTARTLEYLQRPGLKKGQATLF
- a CDS encoding radical SAM protein translates to MRGCRHCGSSERLFSRRLGFCAQCIRRHFDEVWPEIEAYHHESRRAFRLPLTPPRDPAGKECTLCFHACRIPEGGVGYCGARRVENGRLRGGGPAGAGVSWYEDPLPTNCVADWFCPGGTGRGYPDYALMDGPERGYVNLAVFYHACNFNCLYCQNWTFKRRTFSGERPSARELARAVSSRTACICYFGGDPTPQLPHALTAARLAKERAARLGHRVRICWETNGAMQSRWLKPLLESSLPEGGIIKFDLKAFSEEMHRALTGVSNEQTLKNFAELARHVGDRPQVPLLTASTLMVPGYIDLEEIHGLARFIAALNPEIPYSLLAFYPQFYLPDLPTTPRDFAFRARETALAAGLRHVNLGNVHLLK
- the rimI gene encoding ribosomal protein S18-alanine N-acetyltransferase; the protein is MTGEFHIRPAGFADVKAIHRIETLSFLTRWSRWSFYSELLNPLSTTLVATPKADPSQVVGYLIYWVAAEEMHILNLAVHPRWRRRGVARLLLTTGLKRAREQGAHTAWLEVRPSNRPALNLYKSLGFVPVGRRPGYYEDTGEDALILELTLAPEGNEPP
- a CDS encoding PTS sugar transporter subunit IIA, which produces MIGVLIVTHKDLAEALLAVCDLILGRQENVTAVSLDPGAPPEALREQIQRALQQLNGEGTIILTDMLGGTPSNLSLSFLQKGKVEVITGVNLPMLLKLASLRERTDLAEVARLLKQSGQSGITVASELLAKK
- the rapZ gene encoding RNase adapter RapZ — protein: MTPKRAAEPTDAGSPPLAPPPVPVLILTGLSGSGKSTALRALEDAGYFCIDNLPLSLLGPLLQKVAPPGGDGRKVALVMDVRTEGFLKNYPRVFKRLERQGYQVHLVFLEAEEAVLIRRFSQTRRQHPLADRDTISAALRQERQSLAGLRALAHRIIDTSHLNPHQLRQLIMNQYSQLSDRERMVLHLSSFSYQRGVPPDADLVVDVRFLPNPYFVEELREATGLEPAVQDFVLGQEVTREFLARLTVFLDFLLPLYQKEGKTHLNLAIGCTGGRHRSVAIAQALSRHLAGRQYQFTLHHRELT
- a CDS encoding PTS sugar transporter subunit IIA — protein: MKIIDLIDKDCILPDLKATGKREVLEELAACLLPSLPGLTLQDVVQVLMERERLGSTGIGDHIAIPHGKLPEISGLKLAFGRSRAGVDFQAMDGKPSHLFFLLLAPSNSAGLHLQVLAKISRMLMSASFRESLMQARTREDLYRLLLEKDREL
- the raiA gene encoding ribosome-associated translation inhibitor RaiA; the encoded protein is MQISVTFRNLEPSEALKNYVTERLGKFRRYLEGPQEAHVVLGLEKFRHLADVTINSNGRLIKGREENADMYAAIDLVMDKIDQQLRKLREKSRDKGDRSRVQPAAVAEELTSRPQVRRRPVEVPLLDLQDAIQLLTEKGEDALVFTEVTSGTLAVLTRRPDGSLLLLEPQLE
- the rpoN gene encoding RNA polymerase factor sigma-54 — its product is MALEIRQNLRLTQQLIMTQKLQQAIRLLQLNRMELLAEIHQALETNPVLEEQLTEERAPASPEEEAWEAARPQSSAEAETDTPEASPAADEASSPLDDWDWEKYLQDQEFAPRLEEYEERELPSYENLNAQKTSLKSHLMWQLSLAGLNPEGQMLGTLIIGNLDADGYLRATVEEIAQEAGVASQRVEEVLKVVQGFDPPGVAARDLKECLLLQLAQLNLEPPLVTAIIENHLTNLGNRNYQAIARDLKVSLEEVAQAAEIIAQLDPKPGRRFDAEDPAYITPDVYVYKVGDEYVCVLNEDGLPKLRVSSFYLESLRHPEKLSDSAKSYIQKHLDNALWFIRSIHQRQKTLQRVAESIVRFQRDFLDHGLSHLKPLTLRQVAEDVQMHESTISRVTTGKYMHTPQGVLDMKYFFNSGINLGVGDQIASESVKEKIRQLVQSENPENPLSDQEIADLLRKEDVIIARRTVAKYRGMLGVLPSSKRKRPALRGKNRVTSPS
- the lptB gene encoding LPS export ABC transporter ATP-binding protein produces the protein MHELTLDQLVKSYGHRRVVDQVSLTVRSGEVVGVLGPNGAGKTTTFYMVLGLITPDAGAIYLDGEDISSLPIYQRARRGLQYLPQESSVFRKLTVAENILAILETLEPDPALREERLWRLLGELRLTHLAHQKAASLSGGERRRVEITRALVTSPHFIILDEPFAGIDPLAVGDLQNIIRQLKEQGLGVLLSDHNVREALEICDRAYILNEGVILEEGTPAHLVQSELAKRFYLGEGFKL
- a CDS encoding LptA/OstA family protein, coding for MIRIYLWALAVALAAWLGGGVWPAAAQKPKAPPSARPAPAQDTDLPLRITAASLEADQEKRLILFSGQVKAQKGEAVLYCDQLYVYFQPPPAAPTASKPEPAPLPGGLGGGEKIDRIEARGRVRFVYEDRVATGETAVYYQDRGEIILTGNPKVWQGDNTLKGERIIVNTRENRVRVESSPSQRVEAFLYPQGGGAGDLLPAAPGRPPRSARPASR
- the lptC gene encoding LPS export ABC transporter periplasmic protein LptC, giving the protein MMLTNPYPPPRRRWRPFRLIVFLAVIVGLGWGGYALFIRRAPAPPPPPAAAPTHVMEGLSLNEIQDGVKRWNLEAQSARYLQDRKEIELTGIRLEFFGEAGRVIRVSCREGRVDTQTRALTLTGEVEVSDGEVTVTTGLVRYLPQQRLLLAPEEVTVTTPRLKVQGRDLSISVANRRLVLKEHRLTEVRGMEDRRL
- a CDS encoding HAD hydrolase family protein, whose product is MSPDVETSYPPEVWERARAVRLLVLDVDGVLTDGRLYFGPQGEALKTFHVRDGHGLKMLMAAGLEVAILSGRRSDAAYHRARELGIRRFHEGLRDKVAVLRGICSELNLPLAAVAAVGDDLVDLAHLRQVGLAVAVADAVPEVVAAAHFVTRLPGGQGAVREVCDLLLKAQGLWEKVAGESVP